From Pseudomonas sp. G2-4:
ATAACTGACGCGACTGCCGGGCTGCACCACGCCGGTGGCGTCCAGGTCCTTGAGGTTGATCATGACCCGGGGCGTAAGGCTGTAGAAGTTGCCGGCGCGATCCGGCTCGTAGGTCAAGACTCGGCTCAGGCGCAGGGTCTTGTTGCCTACGTCGATGCTGTCGCCGATTTTCAGGTCCAGTGCTGTCAGCAGCCGGGCTTCGACCCAGGCCTCGCCAGGGTTCGGTCGTCCGCCAGTTTCTTCCGGCGCGAATGGGGCTGGGGCGCTTTTCAGCTCGCCGCGCAATGGGTAGATGTCATCGGCGGCCTTGACGCTGGAAAGCTGGATGCCATTGTCGGTGGCGACGACGCTGGAAAACTCCACCACCCGGGCATGTTCCAGGCCCAGCTCGGTGCCACTGCGGATTTGTTCGGGACGGGCGGGCGAGCTGCCTTCGAGCAACAGGTCGGCGCCGAGGAATTCGGTGGCGCGCAGCATCATCGCACCGTTGAGACGAGCGCCGAAGTAACCGATGGCGGTACTCGCTGCCACCGCCACCAGGAGGGCGAAGAACAACACGCGCAACTCGCCGGCGCGGGCATCGCGCAGCAATTGGCGGACAGCGAGACTGAACAGGCGCAACAGCGGCAAACGTGCCATCAAGGCTCCAGTGGCGCGACCATCTGGCCGGCTTCAAGTCGGATCAGGCGCCGGCAGCGATGGGCCAGGCGTTCATCATGGGTGACCAGCACCAGGGTCGTGCCGCTTTCCTTGTTCAGTTCGAACAGAAGATCGCTGATGCGCTCGCCGGTGTGGCTGTCGAGGTTGCCGGTGGGTTCGTCGGCAAACAGCACATCAGGCTCGGCGGCAAACGCCCGGGCAATCGCCACGCGTTGCTGCTCGCCGCCGGAGAGCTGGCGAGGCGAGTGGGTCAGGCGCTGGCCCAGGCCGACCCGCTGCAGCAGTTCCGTGGCGCGTTCGCGGGCATCCTTGCGGCCGTCCAGCTCCAGCGGCAGCATGACGTTCTCCAGGGCGTTGAGACTGTCGAGCAATTGGAATGACTGGAAAACAAAACCGACATGCTCGGCGCGAATCCGCGCCCGCTGGTCTTCATCCAGCGTGCTGAGGGCTTGGCCGGCGAGCGTCACTTCGCCGCTGCTCGGCAGGTCGAGGCCCGCCAGCAAGCCCAGGAGCGTGGATTTGCCGGAACCGGACGCGCCGACGATGGCCAGGCTATCGCCCTTGTTCAGTTCCAGGCTGAGTTCGTGCAGGATAGTCAGTTCACCTTCCGCGCTGGGAACCACTTTGCTAAGGTCCTTCGCGGTGAGAATGCTTGAGCCCATGGAGAATCCGATGCGTGTGTGGTTTTTGAGTGCCGGCCTGGCCTTGATGTGCATGGCCCAGAACGCAGCGGCGGGTACGGTCCTGATCGTTGGCGATAGTATCAGCGCGGCTTTCGGCCTGGATACCCGGCAAGGTTGGGTAGCGTTGCTCGAACAACGGCTCAAGGCCGAGGGTTTCGACGATAAAGTGGTCAATGCTTCCATCAGTGGCGACACCAGCTCGGGAGGCCAGGCGCGCCTGCCAGCGCTGCTTGCAGCCCATAAGCCGGACCTGGTGATCCTCGAACTGGGTGGCAACGACGGCTTGCGCGGACAGCCGCCAACACAATTGCAACAAAACCTTGCAGCGATGATCGACAGCTCCCGCGCCAGCGGTGCCAAGGTATTGTTGCTGGGCATGCAACTGCCGCCCAATTACGGGCGCCGGTACACCGATGCCTTCGCCCAGGTCTACAGCACCCTGGCCGAGGAGAAAAAAGTGCCGCTGGTGCCGTTTTTCCTCAAGGACATCGGGGGTGTTCCCGGGATGATGCAGGGTGACGGACTGCACCCGTCCGTCGCGGCCCAAGGCAAGTTGCTGGAAAATGTCTGGCCGACGCTGAAACCGCTGCTTTGACGCTTTTCTACAGGCGGGCTTTCGGCTAATGTGGCGCCCCCGATTTGGAGCCCCCGATGCCGCGTCCCGCCTGGTCCCTGTTTGCCTACCAACTGATCGAGCCTGACGAACAGCTGGACCTGTTCGCCTGCCAGGAAGTGCGGGTACATCTGGTGACTCGGCAGCTGGAGCTCGGCGGCTCGGCCGACCGGACCCTCTGCGGCAGCCTGTTACCGGCTCAGCCGCGCTGGTCGGGGGTTGATCGCAAGATATTCCAGGATCATCGCCTCTGTTCATTATGCCGGGCGATCCTGGAGTCCCAGAAACGCGGCACCTCGCCGATCTGGCCTGAGCTGCGGTTCGAATTGTAATCTTCAGGTTCCAGGCAGGCCCTTTGTGGGAGCGAGCTTGCTCGCGATGATGGCGGCACATTCAACATCGGTGCCGGCTGCCCACCGCTATCGCGAGCCAGCTCGCTCCCACAGGGGTTCTTGCAAAGCCCCCTGAGCTGCTGCACATCGGACGCTTGATTGCCGCTCTCCCCGAAATAACAGGTGGCGGTGTACAATCGCCGTTCAACTACCCCTCTGTTCGATCTGCGAAGGATTCCTGGATGTTGCCGCGCTTGCCTGCCGTCACCCGCTGCTTGTCTCTTGCCGCCCTGTGTATGGCTGGCCCCGTTGCGGCATTGGAGTTGCCCCTGCCACCGCCAGGTGAAGACATCATTGGCCAGGTGCAGGTCATCAAGGCCAAATACGAAGACACTTTCGCCGACCTGGGCACGACCTACGACCTGGGCTACACCGAGATGGTCGCCGCCAACCCTGGGGTCGATCCCTGGTTGCCGGGCGCAGGCACCGAGATCGTGCTGCCGACCCGTTTCATTCTGCCCCCGGGTCCGCGCGAGGGCATCGTGATCAACCTCGCTGAATACCGTCTCTACTACTTCCCCAAAGGCCGCAACGTGGTCTACACCTTCCCACTGGGGATCGGGCGGGAAGGCTGGGGATCGCCGATCGCCCACACCAGCATCATCGCCAAGACCCCGAACCCGACCTGGACCCCGCCAGCCTCGATCAAGGCCGAGCATGCCGCCGACGGTGACCCGTTGCCGAATGTGGTGCCGGCCGGTCCCGACAACCCGCTGGGTCCGTTCAAGTTCACCTTGGGCACCCCGGGCTACCTGATTCATGGTTCGAACAAAAAATTTGGCATCGGCATGCGCACCAGCCATGGTTGCTTCCGGATGTTCAATAACAACGTCCTGGAAATGGCCGGCATGGTGCCGGTGGGCACCTCGGTGCGGATCATCAACGACCCGTACAAGCTGGGTTTGAGCGGCGGCAAGGTTTACCTGGAAGCCCATACACCGGTGGACGACAAGGGCAACCCGTCGGTGGTGGACAAGCATACTGCGGTGATCAACGCGATGCTCAAGCGTGAAGACATTACCAGCAACCAGCGCATGGACTGGGATGTGGTGCGTGATGTGGTGGCTGCCGAAGACGGGCTGCCGGTCGAGATCGCCGTTCCGAGTACTTCGGCACCGATGGTATCGAGCGCGCCGATCGACCTTCAGCAATAAAGATCCACTAGAACCCGCCGATGTTTCGCGACGTCGGCGGGTTTTTTATCGCCTGGGAAAATCCCGGGCAAAAAAAAAGCCGACCCAAAAATGGGTCGGCTCGATAACAATCCCGAAGGACTATTACTTGCGGCTAGCTTTGTCCAGCATGCGCAGAGCACGCTCGTTAGCTTCGTCAGCAGTCTGTTGTGCTTTTTGAGCAGCAGCCAGAGCTTCATCAGCTTTACGGTAAGCTTCGTCTGCACGAGCCTGGGAGCGAGCTGCTGCGTCTTCGGTAGCAGTCAGGCGTGCTTCGGTTTCTTTAGATGCGCTGCTGCAACCGGTAGCCAGAACTGCGGCCAGGGCCAAAGCAGAGAATTTCAGAACGTTGTTCATCGTGTTCCCCTTCAAGGACTTTCTATTAGTGACTGTCTCCTCAGACTGAGGAGTTAGCCGGCGTACATACTACCCATTACTTGTAGTAAGTAAACTGACGTAGCGCAAGAAGCAAAAAAATTGTAGGCGGTGATTCTTTTTCGAGCAACTTTTCCGAGCGTTGTTTAAAAAATATACAGCCTTGAGCCCATGACTGGAGCGCGCCGGCGAAGAAAAGTTCCGCTCGCAGGAGAACACTTCCGGCCAGCGCTAACGTCGTTGTTTATTGATTCACCTACACTTTTGTACAAATTTTGCTCAACACCTCCGGCATCTTTATTGGTTGTTGCGGTGACTTTAATAACGCGCGCTCGTCTCAAGACTCAACAACTGGCGATGTTCAGCTATTGCGCCTTGGCCGACTAGCGCGCGACCGTGGCGCTCAATCGATAAACCCGACAGGCTTTTCCCCTTCAATGACGGGCGTGCCTTGAGCATTTGCGTCATTGGTGCCTACTATTCACGACGTGCTCGGGTTTGAGCGGTTGGGTTTTTGCCCCCGGTGACCAGACAGGCACGGGGTGGCGTAGATGTTCCTTCGCCGGAAAAACATCGGTAAGGTAGGGGTCAGCATTCAGACCCGCGAGGAGTAGTGATGAGCGAGGCGTTGTCCATCCACCATGACCAGGCTGGTCATCAGTTCGAGACCAATGTGGACGGTCATCGTGCCTATCTGACCTATATGGACCTGGGTAAACAGACCCTGGATATCTATCGCACCTTCGTCCCCAACGCTTTGCGCGGCCGGGGTATTGCGGCGGCGTTGACCGAAAGGGCGTTGCAGTACGCCGAAGAAATGGGCTACACGGTGATCCCATCCTGCTCCTACGTGGAGCGCTACATGGAGCGTCACCAGCGGCACGCGGCGAAGCTCTGAGACAACGGATTCCATAAAAAACGCCGGGCTGAAAAGCCCGGCGTTTTTTTATGCGTTGCTTTTTATGTGTTGAAGCAGGCCGATCAGCTGCGCTGGCGCTTTGGCAGCACATCCTTGAGTTTGGCGTGCATGCTGCGCAGGGTGTTCTCGGTCGCGCTCCAGTCGATGCAGGCATCGGTGATGGAGACGCCGTACTGCAAGTCGGCGAGGTCTTTGGGGATCGCCTGGCAGCCCCAGTTCAGATGACTTTCGACCATCAGGCCGATAATCGACTGGTTGCCTTCCAGGATCTGGTTGGCCACGTTCTCCATGACCAGGGGTTGCAGCGCCGGATCCTTGTTGGAGTTGGCGTGGCTGCAGTCGACCATGATGTTCGGCTTGATCTTCGCCTTGTTGAGCGCCTGTTCACACAGGGCGACGCTCACCGAGTCGTAGTTTGGCTTGCCGTTGCCACCGCGCAGCACTACGTGACCGTAGGCGTTGCCCTTGGTGGTGACGATCGACACGCCACCTTCCTGGTTGATGCCCAGGAAGCGGTGAGGGCTGGAAACCGACTGCAAGGCATTGATCGCCACAGTGAGGCCGCCATCGGTGCCGTTCTTGAAACCGACGGCCGAGGACAAGCCGGAAGCCATCTCGCGGTGGGTCTGGGATTCGGTGGTGCGCGCGCCGATGGCCGACCAGCTGATCAGGTCCTGCAAGTATTGCGGGGAGATCGGGTCCAGGGCTTCGGTGGCGGTCGGCAGGCCCATTTCGGCCAGGTCCAGCAGCAATTGACGACCGATGTGCAAGCCATCCTGGATCTTGAAGGAGTCGTCCAGGTACGGATCGTTGATCAGGCCTTTCCAGCCGACCGTGGTCCGGGGCTTCTCGAAATACACCCGCATGACCAGGTACAAG
This genomic window contains:
- a CDS encoding ABC transporter ATP-binding protein → MGSSILTAKDLSKVVPSAEGELTILHELSLELNKGDSLAIVGASGSGKSTLLGLLAGLDLPSSGEVTLAGQALSTLDEDQRARIRAEHVGFVFQSFQLLDSLNALENVMLPLELDGRKDARERATELLQRVGLGQRLTHSPRQLSGGEQQRVAIARAFAAEPDVLFADEPTGNLDSHTGERISDLLFELNKESGTTLVLVTHDERLAHRCRRLIRLEAGQMVAPLEP
- a CDS encoding arylesterase; protein product: MRVWFLSAGLALMCMAQNAAAGTVLIVGDSISAAFGLDTRQGWVALLEQRLKAEGFDDKVVNASISGDTSSGGQARLPALLAAHKPDLVILELGGNDGLRGQPPTQLQQNLAAMIDSSRASGAKVLLLGMQLPPNYGRRYTDAFAQVYSTLAEEKKVPLVPFFLKDIGGVPGMMQGDGLHPSVAAQGKLLENVWPTLKPLL
- a CDS encoding L,D-transpeptidase family protein, yielding MLPRLPAVTRCLSLAALCMAGPVAALELPLPPPGEDIIGQVQVIKAKYEDTFADLGTTYDLGYTEMVAANPGVDPWLPGAGTEIVLPTRFILPPGPREGIVINLAEYRLYYFPKGRNVVYTFPLGIGREGWGSPIAHTSIIAKTPNPTWTPPASIKAEHAADGDPLPNVVPAGPDNPLGPFKFTLGTPGYLIHGSNKKFGIGMRTSHGCFRMFNNNVLEMAGMVPVGTSVRIINDPYKLGLSGGKVYLEAHTPVDDKGNPSVVDKHTAVINAMLKREDITSNQRMDWDVVRDVVAAEDGLPVEIAVPSTSAPMVSSAPIDLQQ
- the oprI gene encoding outer membrane lipoprotei OprI; this translates as MNNVLKFSALALAAVLATGCSSASKETEARLTATEDAAARSQARADEAYRKADEALAAAQKAQQTADEANERALRMLDKASRK
- a CDS encoding GNAT family N-acetyltransferase, with the protein product MSEALSIHHDQAGHQFETNVDGHRAYLTYMDLGKQTLDIYRTFVPNALRGRGIAAALTERALQYAEEMGYTVIPSCSYVERYMERHQRHAAKL
- a CDS encoding 3-deoxy-7-phosphoheptulonate synthase, whose protein sequence is MADLPINDLNVASNETLITPDQLKRDIPLSDAALRTVTKGREVIRNILDGTDHRLFVVIGPCSIHDIKAAHEYAERLKVLAAEVSDTLYLVMRVYFEKPRTTVGWKGLINDPYLDDSFKIQDGLHIGRQLLLDLAEMGLPTATEALDPISPQYLQDLISWSAIGARTTESQTHREMASGLSSAVGFKNGTDGGLTVAINALQSVSSPHRFLGINQEGGVSIVTTKGNAYGHVVLRGGNGKPNYDSVSVALCEQALNKAKIKPNIMVDCSHANSNKDPALQPLVMENVANQILEGNQSIIGLMVESHLNWGCQAIPKDLADLQYGVSITDACIDWSATENTLRSMHAKLKDVLPKRQRS